In the genome of Dickeya fangzhongdai, one region contains:
- a CDS encoding bifunctional tRNA (adenosine(37)-C2)-methyltransferase TrmG/ribosomal RNA large subunit methyltransferase RlmN, translating into MSEQTVSPVVAVADAIAVAANSNEKINLLDFNRQQMRAFFAELGEKPFRADQVMKWIYHYCCDDFNQMTDINKVLRGKLQAIAEIRAPEVVDEQRSSDGTIKWAILVDGQRVETVYIPEEDRATLCVSSQVGCALECKFCSTAQQGFNRNLRVSEIIGQVWRAAKIIGAAKVTGQRPITNVVMMGMGEPLLNLTNVVPAMEIMLDDFGFGLSKRRVTLSTSGVVPALDKLGDMIDVALAISLHAPTDEIRNEIMPINKKYDIETFLSAVRRYLEKSNANQGRVTVEYVMLDHINDGTEHAHQLAECLKDTPCKINLIPWNPFPGAPYGRSSNSRVDRFSKVLMEYGFTTIVRKTRGDDIDAACGQLAGEVVDRTKRTLKKKMQHDTIAVKTV; encoded by the coding sequence ATGTCTGAGCAAACCGTATCTCCCGTCGTCGCTGTGGCTGACGCCATCGCCGTTGCCGCTAACAGCAATGAAAAAATCAACCTGCTGGATTTCAACCGTCAGCAAATGCGCGCTTTTTTCGCCGAACTGGGTGAAAAGCCGTTCCGCGCCGATCAGGTCATGAAATGGATCTATCACTACTGCTGTGATGATTTTAACCAGATGACCGACATTAATAAGGTGCTGCGCGGCAAGCTGCAGGCGATTGCGGAAATTCGGGCGCCCGAGGTGGTGGACGAACAACGCTCTTCCGATGGCACCATCAAGTGGGCGATTCTGGTTGACGGTCAGCGCGTGGAAACGGTGTACATTCCGGAAGAGGATCGCGCCACGCTGTGCGTCTCCTCGCAGGTTGGCTGCGCGCTGGAGTGCAAATTCTGTTCTACGGCGCAGCAGGGCTTCAACCGCAACCTGCGCGTATCCGAAATTATCGGGCAGGTATGGCGCGCGGCGAAAATTATCGGCGCCGCTAAAGTGACCGGTCAGCGCCCGATCACCAACGTGGTGATGATGGGGATGGGCGAACCGCTGCTGAACCTGACCAATGTGGTGCCGGCGATGGAAATCATGCTGGATGATTTTGGTTTCGGCCTGTCCAAACGCCGCGTTACGCTGTCGACTTCCGGCGTGGTGCCGGCGCTGGATAAGCTCGGCGACATGATCGACGTAGCGCTGGCGATTTCCCTGCATGCGCCGACCGATGAAATCCGTAACGAAATCATGCCGATCAACAAAAAGTATGATATCGAAACCTTCTTGTCCGCCGTGCGTCGCTATCTGGAGAAATCCAACGCCAATCAGGGGCGTGTGACCGTGGAATACGTGATGCTGGATCACATCAACGACGGTACCGAGCATGCCCACCAACTGGCCGAGTGCCTGAAAGATACGCCGTGCAAGATCAACCTGATTCCCTGGAACCCGTTCCCCGGCGCACCTTACGGCCGCAGTTCCAACAGCCGTGTCGATCGTTTTTCCAAGGTGCTGATGGAGTACGGCTTCACCACCATCGTGCGTAAAACCCGCGGTGATGATATTGATGCCGCCTGCGGTCAATTGGCGGGAGAAGTGGTGGATCGCACCAAACGTACGCTGAAGAAAAAGATGCAACACGACACGATTGCGGTAAAAACCGTCTGA
- the ndk gene encoding nucleoside-diphosphate kinase, with the protein MTVERTFSIIKPNAVAKNAIGAIYARFESAGFTIIASKMLHLSREQAEGFYAEHQGKPFFDGLVDFMTSGPIMVQVLQAENAVQRNRDIMGATNPANALAGTLRADYADSFTENAVHGSDSVESAEREIAYFFSADEVFPRTR; encoded by the coding sequence ATGACGGTAGAACGTACCTTCTCTATTATCAAACCGAACGCAGTTGCCAAAAACGCAATCGGCGCGATTTACGCCCGTTTTGAAAGCGCGGGTTTCACTATTATTGCTTCTAAAATGCTGCACCTGAGCCGTGAGCAGGCGGAAGGTTTCTACGCCGAGCATCAGGGCAAACCGTTCTTTGACGGTCTGGTGGATTTCATGACCTCCGGTCCGATCATGGTTCAGGTACTGCAGGCCGAAAACGCGGTGCAGCGTAACCGCGATATCATGGGCGCCACCAACCCGGCCAACGCACTGGCTGGCACGCTGCGTGCGGATTACGCCGACAGCTTCACCGAAAACGCGGTGCACGGCTCTGATTCCGTAGAGTCCGCCGAGCGTGAAATCGCTTATTTCTTCAGCGCGGACGAAGTTTTCCCGCGTACCCGCTAA
- the sseA gene encoding 3-mercaptopyruvate sulfurtransferase encodes MSTSAAGLFVSASWLNDHRHDADIALIDARMLPPGNDTRDIAAEYRAEHLPGAVFFDIESLSDHQTPLPHMMPDIAAFADALGKLGLNEQQHLVIYDEGNLFSAPRAWWMLRLAGAARISILSGGLAGWKQQGLPLEQGDVSPTAQVFHARTPAAGAIRSLDDVLTLCQTGDEQIVDARPAPRFLGEVDEPRPGLRCGHIPGSFNVPWNLLVESGALKPTDELAAIFHQAGVDIRRPIVASCGSGVTASVVMLALFVLNAPQVSLYDGSWSEWGARDDVPVVTG; translated from the coding sequence ATGTCCACATCCGCCGCCGGACTGTTTGTTAGCGCGTCCTGGCTGAACGACCATCGCCACGATGCTGATATCGCCCTGATTGACGCCCGCATGTTGCCGCCGGGCAATGATACGCGCGATATCGCCGCCGAATACCGGGCGGAGCATCTGCCGGGCGCCGTCTTTTTCGATATCGAATCCCTTTCCGACCATCAGACCCCGCTGCCGCACATGATGCCGGACATCGCCGCCTTTGCCGACGCGCTGGGCAAACTGGGGCTGAACGAGCAGCAGCATCTGGTGATTTACGATGAAGGCAACCTGTTTTCCGCGCCGCGCGCCTGGTGGATGCTGCGGCTGGCAGGCGCTGCCCGCATCTCGATCCTGAGCGGCGGTCTGGCGGGCTGGAAGCAGCAAGGGCTGCCGCTGGAACAGGGCGACGTCTCGCCGACCGCCCAGGTGTTTCACGCCCGGACGCCCGCCGCCGGCGCCATTCGTTCGCTGGATGACGTGCTGACCCTGTGTCAAACCGGCGACGAGCAGATTGTCGATGCCCGCCCCGCTCCCCGTTTTCTCGGCGAGGTGGACGAACCGCGGCCGGGGCTGCGCTGCGGTCATATTCCGGGGAGTTTCAACGTTCCGTGGAACTTGCTGGTTGAGAGCGGCGCGCTGAAGCCGACAGACGAGCTGGCCGCTATCTTTCATCAGGCCGGCGTCGACATCCGCCGCCCGATTGTCGCCAGCTGCGGCTCCGGCGTGACGGCATCGGTGGTGATGCTGGCGCTGTTTGTGCTCAACGCGCCGCAGGTTTCGCTCTATGACGGTTCGTGGAGCGAATGGGGCGCACGGGACGACGTGCCCGTCGTCACCGGGTGA
- the sseB gene encoding enhanced serine sensitivity protein SseB, which translates to MEFSPHNRLEEVLKLAASEPAHRPEFFSELLEATVYVLGHSEEDQTFGEGSLQAGSGLQLQHWEKPDGHSAIPFFSSLEALQLAVTDEQAFLALPVRTLFDITRGATLFLNPKLPYGKEFLPQEIEHLLSGEGSSLVQQHILDGGTELKIGIPAEMPAQMIDSLTQLFSKHRNVKRAFLAQIQEPDEEQPHLLIGLDADGDDLDELIQAAGSVATDTQPDDRPIDLCLVSNEQPGISHFLIRHTTPFYERKWGSFLREFKNSGQA; encoded by the coding sequence ATGGAGTTTTCACCCCACAATCGGCTGGAAGAGGTGTTAAAGCTGGCCGCATCGGAACCGGCGCACCGGCCCGAGTTTTTCAGCGAACTGCTGGAGGCCACGGTGTATGTGCTGGGCCACAGCGAAGAAGACCAAACGTTTGGCGAAGGCAGCCTGCAGGCAGGCAGCGGGCTGCAGTTGCAGCACTGGGAAAAACCGGACGGCCATTCCGCGATTCCGTTCTTCTCGTCGCTGGAGGCGCTGCAACTGGCGGTGACCGACGAGCAGGCGTTTCTGGCGCTGCCGGTCAGAACGCTGTTTGATATCACCCGTGGCGCAACGCTGTTTCTGAACCCCAAGCTGCCGTATGGCAAAGAATTTCTGCCGCAGGAGATCGAGCACTTGTTGTCCGGCGAGGGCAGTAGTCTGGTGCAGCAGCACATTCTGGATGGCGGCACCGAACTGAAAATCGGTATTCCGGCCGAGATGCCGGCGCAGATGATCGATTCTCTGACCCAACTGTTCAGCAAACACCGTAACGTAAAACGGGCGTTTTTGGCGCAGATTCAGGAGCCGGATGAAGAGCAGCCGCACCTGCTGATCGGTCTGGATGCTGATGGCGACGACTTAGACGAGTTGATTCAGGCGGCCGGATCGGTGGCGACCGATACCCAGCCGGACGATCGTCCGATCGATCTCTGTCTGGTGAGCAATGAGCAACCCGGCATCAGCCACTTCCTGATTCGCCATACCACGCCGTTTTACGAGCGGAAATGGGGCAGTTTCCTGCGCGAGTTCAAGAATAGCGGCCAGGCATAG
- the pepB gene encoding aminopeptidase PepB — protein sequence MTTEAMLITLSHQPADARWGEKASLTANEQGFTIHLSGDKPLTVIQRAARKIDGQGIKHVKLAGEGWDLESSWAFWQGYRGPKGKRAVEWATLADAQRQELDRRLKIVDWVRDTINLPAEDLGPEQLATRAIDLLCSVAGEAISYRITKGEDLREQNYAGLHTVGRGSERSPVLLALDYNPSGKADAPVLACLVGKGITFDTGGYSLKGSSFMDSMKSDMGGAATVTGALALAAARGLQQRVKLYLCCADNMVSGNSFRLGDIIRYRNGKTVEVMNTDAEGRLVLADGLIDASEQNPQWIVDCATLTGAAKTALGNDYHALFSFDDAMIDSLMDSARREGEPFWRLPLEEFHRQHLPSNFAELNNVAGAAHTAGASTAAAFLSHFVKNYQQGWLHIDCSATYRKSAVEQWSAGATGLGVRTLADFLLSKAG from the coding sequence ATGACAACTGAAGCGATGCTGATTACGCTTTCCCATCAGCCAGCGGACGCCCGCTGGGGTGAGAAAGCCTCGTTAACCGCCAATGAGCAGGGATTTACCATTCATCTGTCCGGCGATAAACCGCTGACCGTCATCCAGCGCGCGGCCCGCAAAATCGACGGGCAGGGCATTAAACACGTCAAACTGGCCGGTGAAGGCTGGGATCTGGAAAGCAGCTGGGCGTTCTGGCAGGGATATCGCGGTCCGAAAGGCAAACGCGCGGTGGAGTGGGCGACACTGGCGGACGCGCAGCGGCAGGAGCTGGATCGTCGTCTGAAGATCGTTGACTGGGTGCGCGACACCATCAACCTGCCGGCGGAAGATCTGGGGCCGGAACAGCTAGCGACCCGCGCTATCGACCTGCTGTGCAGCGTGGCGGGCGAGGCGATTTCTTACCGCATTACCAAAGGCGAGGATCTGCGTGAGCAGAACTATGCCGGCCTGCACACGGTAGGGCGTGGTTCCGAACGTTCGCCGGTATTGCTGGCGCTGGATTATAACCCGAGCGGCAAGGCGGATGCGCCGGTGCTGGCCTGTCTGGTCGGTAAAGGCATCACCTTTGATACCGGCGGCTACAGCCTGAAAGGCAGCAGCTTCATGGATTCCATGAAGTCCGATATGGGCGGTGCGGCGACGGTGACCGGCGCACTGGCGCTGGCGGCGGCCCGCGGCCTGCAGCAACGCGTGAAACTGTACCTGTGCTGCGCCGACAACATGGTGAGCGGCAATTCGTTCCGTCTGGGCGATATCATCCGCTATCGCAACGGTAAAACCGTCGAAGTGATGAATACCGATGCCGAAGGGCGTCTGGTGCTGGCTGACGGCCTGATTGACGCGTCTGAACAGAACCCGCAGTGGATTGTTGACTGCGCGACCCTGACCGGCGCCGCCAAAACCGCGCTGGGCAATGATTATCACGCGCTGTTCAGTTTCGACGACGCGATGATCGATTCACTGATGGACAGCGCCCGCCGTGAAGGCGAACCGTTCTGGCGCCTGCCGCTGGAAGAATTCCACCGCCAGCATTTGCCGTCCAACTTCGCCGAGCTGAATAACGTGGCCGGCGCGGCGCATACCGCGGGCGCCAGTACGGCGGCGGCGTTTCTGTCTCACTTTGTGAAAAACTATCAGCAAGGCTGGCTGCATATTGACTGTTCCGCCACCTACCGCAAGTCGGCGGTAGAACAGTGGTCTGCCGGCGCAACCGGTCTGGGCGTGCGCACGCTGGCCGACTTCCTGCTAAGCAAAGCGGGTTGA
- the iscX gene encoding Fe-S cluster assembly protein IscX: protein MGLKWTDSREIGEALYDLYPDVDPKTVRFTDLHRWICELDEFDDEPEASNEKILEAILLVWLDEAE from the coding sequence ATGGGACTGAAGTGGACCGATAGCCGTGAAATCGGCGAAGCGCTGTACGATCTCTATCCTGATGTCGATCCGAAGACCGTGCGTTTCACCGATTTGCACCGCTGGATTTGCGAACTGGATGAGTTTGACGACGAGCCGGAAGCCTCTAACGAAAAAATCCTGGAAGCGATCCTGCTGGTGTGGCTGGACGAAGCCGAATAA
- the fdx gene encoding ISC system 2Fe-2S type ferredoxin, whose product MPKIVFLPHQDLCPEGAVLEASSGETILNVALRNGIEIEHACEKSCACTTCHCIVREGFDSLAESTEDEDDMLDKAWGLEPESRLGCQARVADEDLVVEIPRYTINHAREH is encoded by the coding sequence ATGCCCAAGATTGTTTTTCTGCCGCATCAGGACTTGTGTCCGGAAGGGGCAGTTCTGGAAGCGAGCAGTGGTGAAACTATTCTGAACGTGGCGTTGCGCAATGGCATCGAGATTGAGCACGCTTGCGAAAAATCCTGTGCCTGCACCACCTGTCACTGTATCGTCCGTGAAGGATTTGATTCGTTGGCGGAAAGCACCGAAGACGAAGACGACATGCTGGATAAAGCCTGGGGGCTGGAACCGGAAAGCCGTCTGGGCTGCCAGGCGCGCGTCGCCGATGAAGATCTGGTGGTGGAAATTCCGCGTTATACCATTAACCACGCACGCGAGCATTGA